Proteins from a genomic interval of Euzebyales bacterium:
- a CDS encoding FtsX-like permease family protein: MSSRADVATTDPKRLLLIMVLGGFALLVAGLVAGAAFAVSAPRRCHELALLAAAGAAVRHLRWSVLVSALVPGAVGALAGVAAGLGIAAATLPWLEGWINRAVDGLVVDPILLAGAGSAGVVTAVASSWMTAQSAGRIPVDAALSGRRPPRTSGRRLLVGGLRSGIVGTVVVVATATSAATNAATADEALTALGLLTGTAGLVVGLGAVSPWLIDRLAGPLGRRLPVGARLAVRDVARFRARTGRSSWPSSPGSACPSQSARRSAASRSASRAATSHCSPTISYSSTARHRSR, from the coding sequence ATGTCGAGCCGAGCGGACGTCGCCACCACGGACCCGAAGCGGTTGCTCCTGATCATGGTGCTCGGTGGCTTCGCCCTGCTGGTCGCCGGTCTCGTCGCCGGTGCAGCGTTCGCGGTGTCGGCACCGCGACGGTGTCACGAGCTCGCCCTGCTCGCCGCGGCCGGGGCCGCGGTCCGGCATCTGCGGTGGTCGGTGCTCGTGTCGGCGCTGGTGCCGGGTGCAGTCGGCGCGTTGGCGGGTGTCGCCGCCGGACTCGGCATCGCGGCCGCGACCCTGCCCTGGCTCGAGGGATGGATCAACCGCGCAGTCGACGGACTGGTGGTCGATCCGATCCTGCTGGCCGGCGCCGGGTCGGCGGGGGTCGTCACGGCGGTCGCGAGCTCATGGATGACGGCGCAGTCGGCGGGGCGGATCCCAGTCGACGCCGCGCTGTCGGGCCGCAGGCCACCCCGGACGTCCGGTCGGCGGCTGCTGGTCGGCGGCCTGCGCTCCGGCATCGTGGGTACGGTCGTGGTCGTCGCGACCGCTACGTCGGCAGCGACGAACGCCGCAACGGCGGATGAGGCCCTCACAGCCCTGGGCCTGCTGACGGGCACCGCCGGCCTGGTGGTCGGGCTCGGGGCGGTCAGTCCATGGCTGATCGACCGCCTGGCTGGCCCGCTCGGTCGCCGGCTCCCTGTGGGCGCCCGCTTGGCGGTGCGCGACGTCGCCCGGTTCCGGGCGCGGACCGGCCGATCGTCATGGCCATCGTCGCCGGGCTCGGCCTGTCCATCGCAGTCGGCGCGACGCAGCGCAGCATCGAGATCGGCCTCGCGCGCAGCTACGAGCCACTGCTCGCCGACGATCAGCTACTCGTCGACGGCGCGGCACCGCAGCCGTTGA